In Bacillus sp. Marseille-Q1617, a genomic segment contains:
- a CDS encoding sensor histidine kinase — MSLKKINTKLLDVILEKMVDTVDQSKDEIFQIGEQCRNDFEELTSELAEVKEMVIKVIDEGDELTQKSRHARLRLSEVSKHFQTYSETQVREAYEVAHDLQVKISINRQLEKQLRDRRDELQRRLQSLGDTIDRAEHLCTQISVVLNYLNSDLRQVNEALEDAKQRQDFGLQIIEAQEEERKRLSREIHDGPAQMMANVLMRSDLIDRVYREKGSDEAIKEIRDLKKMVRSALYEVRRIIYDLRPMALDDLGLIPTLRKYLSTIEEYNHGTSIQFVNIGLDVRLPSKYEVALFRLVQECVQNALKHAESSHIQVKVEVKKDNITVVVKDNGKGFDIEAQKTGSFGIMGMKERVDLLEGDITIDSTIGAGTVVIIGVPLNK; from the coding sequence GTGTCACTAAAAAAAATTAACACCAAGCTGCTGGATGTCATTCTTGAGAAAATGGTGGATACGGTCGACCAAAGTAAGGATGAAATCTTCCAGATCGGTGAACAATGCCGAAATGATTTTGAAGAACTGACAAGTGAATTAGCAGAAGTAAAGGAAATGGTCATCAAGGTCATTGATGAAGGGGATGAATTGACCCAGAAATCAAGACATGCCAGACTGCGGCTTTCTGAAGTGAGCAAGCATTTCCAGACTTACTCAGAGACCCAGGTCAGGGAAGCGTATGAAGTTGCTCATGACCTGCAAGTGAAAATCTCGATTAACAGACAGCTCGAAAAACAGCTGCGTGACCGCCGCGATGAGCTTCAAAGACGTTTACAGTCTTTGGGGGACACGATCGATCGTGCCGAACATCTGTGCACGCAGATATCCGTTGTCCTTAATTACCTCAATAGTGATTTGCGACAAGTGAATGAAGCTCTGGAAGATGCGAAACAGCGTCAGGATTTTGGACTGCAGATCATTGAAGCACAAGAGGAAGAACGGAAGCGTTTATCCCGTGAAATCCATGACGGTCCTGCGCAGATGATGGCCAATGTCCTGATGCGATCTGATTTGATCGACCGGGTATACAGGGAAAAAGGCTCGGATGAAGCGATCAAAGAAATCCGCGACTTGAAAAAGATGGTTCGGTCCGCATTATATGAGGTCCGCCGCATCATCTACGATCTCAGACCGATGGCGCTCGATGATCTTGGTTTGATTCCTACCCTCAGAAAATACTTAAGCACAATCGAAGAGTATAACCATGGGACTAGTATTCAATTCGTGAACATTGGCCTAGATGTAAGGCTTCCATCAAAATACGAAGTAGCCTTGTTCCGATTGGTACAGGAATGTGTGCAGAATGCATTGAAGCATGCTGAATCATCGCATATCCAAGTTAAAGTAGAAGTAAAGAAAGATAATATAACAGTTGTCGTTAAAGACAACGGCAAAGGGTTCGATATAGAAGCTCAAAAAACAGGATCCTTTGGCATCATGGGGATGAAAGAACGTGTCGACCTTCTCGAAGGAGACATCACGATTGACTCAACAATAGGGGCAGGAACCGTAGTTATCATTGGAGTTCCGCTCAATAAGTAA
- a CDS encoding aspartyl-phosphate phosphatase Spo0E family protein, translated as MPSTNQLQSIMYEMEKKRSELQSFALVNGFTHPVTLRLSEELDELFNLYTAEAHKNDDD; from the coding sequence ATGCCATCTACCAATCAACTGCAGAGCATCATGTACGAAATGGAAAAGAAGCGTTCTGAGCTACAATCCTTCGCTCTTGTCAATGGCTTCACCCATCCTGTCACCCTCAGGCTGAGTGAGGAGCTGGATGAATTATTTAATCTATATACCGCCGAAGCACATAAGAATGATGATGATTAA
- a CDS encoding LCP family protein produces MQDFNQERLRHRRTIRRKRRKRIILSIVTLFLIITTAGLSLMAYKSYSALDGTYKEIERGEKSKMRDEQVYVSDDPFSVLLLGVEDYSDEYDQGRSDTIMVATFNPKDQTMKLVSIPRDTLVDIPGYEENKINHSFSYGGKELVIDTVEDFLDIPIDYYVTVNFDGFKNIIDEVGGVTVDVPFDFYDINKDWEKFTFKEGKQKLNGEEALVYARMRKKDPRGDFGRNERQRQIVTSLMDKVLSPKTFLKADDLAEEVGDNIETNMKIKEGLAFVQKYNDFSKSSLEQIEFSGADQYYSGVYYFIPDEERTEEIKEELQNHLDYTEPENTAENEETSY; encoded by the coding sequence ATGCAGGACTTCAATCAGGAGAGACTTCGGCATCGAAGGACGATCCGAAGAAAAAGAAGAAAAAGAATCATACTATCGATTGTTACTTTATTCCTTATCATTACGACTGCAGGATTGAGTTTAATGGCATACAAATCCTATTCAGCTTTGGATGGGACATACAAGGAAATAGAACGCGGTGAGAAATCCAAGATGCGTGATGAACAGGTCTATGTTTCTGACGACCCCTTCTCCGTGCTTTTACTTGGAGTCGAGGATTACTCGGATGAATACGATCAGGGAAGATCTGATACCATCATGGTAGCCACTTTTAATCCCAAGGATCAAACGATGAAACTCGTCAGTATCCCCAGGGACACGTTAGTGGATATTCCAGGTTATGAAGAGAACAAAATCAACCATTCCTTCTCCTATGGCGGCAAAGAGCTCGTTATAGATACAGTAGAGGACTTCTTGGATATACCAATTGATTATTATGTAACAGTGAATTTCGACGGCTTCAAAAATATCATTGATGAAGTGGGCGGCGTCACCGTTGACGTTCCTTTTGATTTCTATGATATTAATAAGGACTGGGAAAAGTTCACCTTTAAAGAAGGTAAGCAAAAGCTGAATGGCGAAGAAGCGTTGGTTTATGCCAGGATGCGTAAAAAAGATCCCCGCGGGGACTTCGGCCGTAATGAAAGACAGAGACAAATTGTAACAAGCCTCATGGATAAAGTGTTATCTCCTAAAACGTTCTTAAAGGCAGACGATTTGGCTGAAGAAGTTGGAGATAATATCGAAACGAACATGAAAATCAAGGAAGGTTTGGCCTTTGTTCAAAAATATAATGACTTCTCGAAGTCGTCCCTTGAACAGATAGAATTCAGCGGTGCCGACCAATACTATAGTGGTGTCTATTACTTTATTCCGGATGAGGAAAGAACTGAAGAGATTAAAGAAGAACTGCAAAATCACTTAGATTATACCGAACCTGAAAATACAGCTGAAAACGAGGAAACTTCATACTAA
- a CDS encoding DUF6241 domain-containing protein: MSKKLVFGILGSVLFLTALGVYIAVGSLDRPSEGVNSSETTAETSEGAAETDTNETGKETGTSNPFEPKVKTPLKEELIQQYIHAMSHQKVAADEKWSFFEITEERIDFLLGQLEVNNYKHGRLYKEILTSWKEGDFSEADRQHNAVWKLQNGSIGEAKGLLSPKAEEAYLQKQNKESR; the protein is encoded by the coding sequence ATGAGTAAAAAACTTGTCTTCGGAATACTGGGCAGTGTACTTTTCTTGACTGCACTCGGTGTATATATCGCAGTGGGAAGTTTGGACCGGCCTTCAGAAGGTGTCAATTCCAGTGAAACCACAGCGGAAACAAGTGAGGGGGCAGCGGAAACGGATACAAATGAAACAGGCAAAGAGACAGGCACTTCCAACCCGTTTGAGCCAAAAGTGAAAACGCCATTAAAAGAAGAGCTGATCCAGCAATATATCCATGCCATGAGTCATCAAAAGGTCGCCGCAGATGAAAAATGGTCATTCTTTGAAATCACGGAAGAACGGATAGACTTTCTCCTGGGACAATTAGAGGTCAATAACTATAAACACGGTCGTCTTTATAAAGAGATTTTAACAAGCTGGAAAGAGGGGGATTTTTCTGAAGCGGATAGGCAGCATAACGCAGTATGGAAGCTGCAGAACGGTTCCATTGGGGAAGCAAAGGGATTATTATCTCCAAAAGCGGAAGAAGCGTATCTTCAAAAGCAGAATAAAGAATCCAGATAG
- a CDS encoding YigZ family protein has product MLHHYNTVKGYGENEINIERSRFIAYVNRAETEEEAQAFIASIKKKHYDANHNCSAYMIGENNLIQKANDDGEPSGTAGVPMLEVLKKRDLKDTVVVVTRYFGGIKLGAGGLIRAYGKAVSEGLNATGIVERKLMRIMKTKIDYTWLGKVENEVRSSHYQLKDIHYLEAVEVEIYVEEAAKQQFIDWMTELTNGQGDITEGEVEYLETSAQ; this is encoded by the coding sequence TTGTTACACCACTATAATACCGTCAAAGGATATGGAGAAAATGAAATCAATATCGAACGGTCACGATTTATTGCCTATGTAAATCGTGCAGAAACCGAAGAAGAAGCTCAAGCCTTCATTGCCTCCATAAAGAAAAAACACTATGACGCGAACCATAATTGCTCTGCTTATATGATCGGGGAAAACAATCTGATCCAGAAAGCGAATGATGACGGAGAACCGAGCGGGACAGCAGGAGTACCTATGCTAGAGGTATTAAAAAAGCGCGACTTGAAAGACACCGTTGTGGTTGTCACGCGTTATTTCGGGGGCATCAAGCTGGGTGCAGGCGGTCTCATCCGCGCATATGGAAAAGCGGTTTCCGAAGGCCTAAACGCTACAGGAATTGTCGAAAGAAAGCTCATGCGCATTATGAAAACCAAAATAGACTATACATGGCTGGGGAAAGTGGAAAATGAAGTGCGTTCATCACATTACCAGCTGAAAGACATCCACTATCTCGAAGCGGTGGAAGTAGAGATCTACGTAGAAGAAGCCGCTAAGCAGCAGTTTATCGACTGGATGACGGAACTCACAAACGGCCAGGGAGACATCACAGAAGGCGAAGTGGAATACCTGGAAACTTCAGCACAATAA
- the treR gene encoding trehalose operon repressor: MTKSNKYKQIFEDLSKKIQDGTYNTNTILPSENELAVIYSTSRETIRKALTLLAQKGLIQKLRGKGSLVLDVSRMDFPISGLVSFKELQSSMGREDIETTVHEFGLVNAGSSLSSIFEVQDKTEIWSVVRSRQIQGEKIILDKSYFLKSEVPLLTKEICENSIYEYLENDLELPIDFAKKEIVVEECTDEDRRYLDLDGYDHVVVVKNYVHLKDATLFEYTESRHRLDKFRFVDFARRKH; the protein is encoded by the coding sequence ATGACGAAAAGTAATAAATACAAACAAATTTTTGAAGACCTGTCTAAAAAAATCCAGGATGGGACCTACAATACGAATACCATTCTCCCATCAGAGAACGAACTGGCTGTCATCTATTCTACTTCTCGCGAGACCATAAGGAAAGCGCTTACACTACTGGCTCAAAAAGGACTAATACAGAAGCTGCGCGGAAAGGGGTCCCTTGTCCTTGATGTATCGCGGATGGATTTCCCGATTTCAGGATTGGTGAGTTTTAAGGAGCTGCAGTCCTCGATGGGACGGGAAGATATAGAAACTACCGTTCATGAGTTCGGCCTCGTGAATGCAGGCAGCAGCCTCTCTTCCATCTTTGAAGTACAAGACAAAACGGAAATTTGGAGTGTCGTGCGCTCCCGCCAGATACAGGGCGAGAAGATCATATTAGACAAGTCGTATTTCCTGAAGTCGGAGGTTCCGCTGCTGACAAAGGAAATCTGTGAGAATTCCATCTATGAGTATCTGGAAAATGATCTGGAACTTCCAATCGATTTTGCAAAAAAGGAAATAGTGGTGGAAGAATGTACGGATGAGGATCGCAGGTATCTTGACTTGGATGGATATGATCATGTGGTCGTCGTGAAGAATTATGTACATTTGAAGGATGCTACACTGTTTGAGTATACGGAGTCACGGCACAGGCTGGATAAGTTTCGTTTTGTGGATTTTGCGAGACGGAAGCATTAA
- a CDS encoding LysM peptidoglycan-binding domain-containing protein, whose amino-acid sequence MKKTIIAVTTAALVSSLAATSVGAASYRVKSGDSLSVIAYKYDTSVSNLKSWNDLTSDTIYVDQVLEVSASSSTTAKTYRVQSGDYLSKIGQKFDVYVAELKEWNNLNSDVIHPGQVLNISAPGSTTTQPKPTTGTGSYTVQSGDTLSHIAVRYSVSVPQIKSWNGLKSDTIYVGQKLSIGTTTQTKEDSNQSSNVVDVAKKYIGTPYAWGGTSPSGFDCSGFIYYVFNQAGIKISRTNTGGYYSKSTAISNPKPGDLVFFKNTYKAGISHMGIYLGNGEFIHASDSGVEVSKLSNAYWSPKFAGYRTF is encoded by the coding sequence TTGAAGAAAACGATTATTGCTGTTACAACTGCTGCTCTTGTCTCGTCACTTGCTGCTACATCTGTTGGTGCCGCTTCTTATCGCGTGAAATCCGGTGATTCACTTTCTGTGATTGCCTATAAATATGATACATCTGTTTCAAACTTAAAAAGCTGGAACGATTTAACGTCAGATACCATCTATGTTGATCAAGTTTTAGAGGTTTCTGCTTCATCATCGACTACAGCGAAAACATATAGAGTTCAATCTGGGGATTATTTGTCCAAGATCGGTCAGAAATTTGATGTGTATGTTGCAGAGCTGAAAGAATGGAATAATCTTAACAGCGATGTGATTCATCCCGGGCAGGTGCTTAACATTTCTGCACCAGGCAGCACAACAACGCAGCCTAAGCCAACGACTGGTACAGGCAGTTACACTGTCCAGTCAGGTGACACACTTTCACATATCGCTGTGCGATACAGCGTAAGTGTACCCCAAATCAAATCCTGGAACGGGTTAAAATCTGACACTATTTATGTGGGGCAAAAACTATCCATTGGTACCACTACCCAAACGAAAGAAGATTCAAACCAATCTTCAAACGTAGTGGATGTCGCGAAGAAATACATTGGGACTCCATACGCATGGGGCGGAACGTCACCAAGCGGATTTGATTGCAGCGGATTTATCTATTATGTATTCAATCAAGCAGGAATAAAGATCTCTCGTACGAACACGGGTGGCTACTACAGCAAATCAACTGCCATCTCCAACCCTAAACCGGGTGATTTGGTCTTCTTTAAGAACACTTATAAAGCAGGCATCAGCCACATGGGCATCTATCTTGGAAATGGTGAATTCATACACGCATCCGATAGCGGAGTCGAGGTGTCCAAGTTAAGCAACGCTTACTGGTCACCTAAATTTGCGGGATATAGAACGTTTTAA
- the treC gene encoding alpha,alpha-phosphotrehalase codes for MKQPWWKNSVVYQIYPKSFNDTSGNGVGDIKGITQKLDYLKKLGIDVVWLTPIYKSPQRDNGYDISDYFNIHEEYGTMEDFDELLEEAHKRGIKIIMDIVINHTSTENQWFIESRKSKDNEYRDFYIWKDGKPDGSEPTNWQSKFGGNAWQYDEETGQYYLHLFDVTQADLNWENDEVRTKLYDMMHFWLKKGVDGFRLDVINLISKDQDFPDDDGSVAPGDGRKFYTDGPKVHEYMQEMNKEVFSKYDIMTVGEMSSTTIDNCIKYSNPNRNELSMTFNFHHLKVDYPNGEKWSVADFDFLKLKDILSTWQSEMHKGGGWNALFWCNHDQPRIVSRYGNDGEYRTESAKMLATTIHMMQGTPYIYQGEEIGMTNPKFTSIDEYRDVESINIFNILKEEGRSEEEILEILRHKSRDNSRTPVQWNAEENSGFTSGTPWIPVAKNYKEINVESALEDENSVFYHYQKLNNLRKEHDIIVHGDYQLILEDDPEIFAYARNGEGEKLLVVNNFYEKEAKFTLPSEVDVEGWTSEILLSNYEATANQYKEFTLRPYESVVFRLTK; via the coding sequence ATGAAACAACCATGGTGGAAAAACTCAGTCGTCTATCAAATCTACCCGAAAAGCTTCAACGACACATCCGGCAACGGCGTCGGCGACATCAAAGGAATCACACAAAAACTCGACTACCTAAAGAAGCTGGGCATAGACGTCGTATGGCTTACACCAATCTACAAATCCCCCCAGCGCGACAACGGCTACGACATCAGCGACTACTTCAACATCCATGAAGAATACGGCACAATGGAAGACTTCGATGAACTGCTCGAAGAAGCACACAAACGCGGCATCAAAATCATCATGGACATCGTCATCAACCATACATCAACCGAAAACCAGTGGTTCATCGAATCACGCAAATCAAAAGACAACGAATACCGCGACTTCTACATCTGGAAAGACGGCAAACCGGACGGCTCTGAGCCGACTAACTGGCAGTCCAAGTTCGGCGGTAACGCATGGCAGTATGATGAAGAAACCGGCCAGTACTACCTTCACCTCTTTGACGTGACACAAGCTGACCTGAACTGGGAAAACGATGAAGTCCGCACAAAGCTGTACGACATGATGCACTTCTGGCTGAAAAAAGGCGTCGACGGCTTCCGCCTGGACGTCATCAACCTTATCTCTAAGGATCAAGATTTCCCAGACGATGATGGATCAGTGGCACCAGGGGACGGACGCAAATTTTACACGGACGGTCCGAAAGTTCACGAGTACATGCAGGAAATGAATAAAGAAGTATTTTCGAAGTACGACATCATGACAGTCGGGGAAATGTCTTCCACCACAATCGACAACTGCATCAAGTACTCTAATCCTAACCGCAATGAGCTCAGCATGACGTTCAACTTCCACCATCTTAAAGTGGACTACCCGAACGGCGAGAAATGGTCGGTTGCCGACTTCGATTTCCTAAAATTAAAAGACATCCTGTCGACATGGCAAAGTGAAATGCACAAAGGCGGAGGCTGGAACGCGCTTTTCTGGTGCAACCACGACCAGCCGCGTATCGTGTCCCGATACGGCAACGACGGAGAGTATCGCACCGAGTCAGCTAAGATGCTTGCTACAACGATCCATATGATGCAGGGTACACCTTACATCTACCAAGGTGAAGAAATAGGGATGACCAACCCGAAATTCACAAGCATCGACGAATATCGAGATGTCGAATCGATCAACATCTTCAATATCTTAAAAGAGGAAGGCAGATCCGAGGAAGAAATCCTTGAGATCCTTCGTCACAAATCACGTGACAACTCAAGAACACCTGTTCAATGGAACGCAGAGGAAAACAGCGGATTCACTTCAGGAACACCTTGGATCCCAGTTGCGAAGAACTACAAAGAAATCAACGTGGAAAGCGCGTTAGAAGACGAAAACTCTGTCTTCTATCACTATCAGAAGCTCAACAACCTGCGGAAAGAACACGACATCATTGTCCATGGCGATTATCAACTGATCCTTGAAGATGATCCGGAGATTTTTGCATATGCACGCAACGGTGAGGGCGAGAAACTGCTCGTGGTGAATAATTTCTATGAAAAAGAAGCAAAGTTCACCCTTCCATCTGAAGTGGATGTCGAGGGCTGGACCAGTGAAATACTATTATCGAACTATGAAGCCACGGCGAATCAATATAAAGAATTCACACTCCGTCCATATGAGTCTGTCGTCTTCCGTTTAACGAAGTAA
- the treP gene encoding PTS system trehalose-specific EIIBC component yields the protein MSVSKESVREIIEAIGGKENIQTATHCVTRLRLVLKDEKKVDKERLEEIDIVKGSFSSNGQFQVVIGQGLVNKAYQILAEETGIEQASKQDVKDAATQNLNPLQRAIKTLADIFIPILPAIVTAGLLMGLNNILTGPGIFYDEQSVIDVHPQWADLASIINLIANTAFVFLPGLIGWSAVKRFGGSPLLGIVLGLILVHPDLMNAWDYGKADEIPTWNLFGLEIDKIGYQGQVLPILFASYLLAKIEMFLDKRVHDSIKLLVVAPVALLITGFASFILIGPVTFFIGNLLTDGVVWVFDSVSWLGGLLYGGLYAVMVITGMHHTFLAVDLQLVGSQGGTFLWPILALSNIAQGSAALAMMFVAKKENEKLRGLAGTSAISAYLGITEPAMFGVNLRYRYPFISALIGSAIGGVLLAMTGTKAFSIGVGGLPGFLSIIPEYWIPFFIGMAISIVVPFVLTMIWSRFSKSKPV from the coding sequence ATGAGCGTGAGCAAAGAATCCGTTCGCGAGATAATTGAAGCGATTGGCGGTAAGGAGAATATCCAGACGGCCACTCACTGTGTGACACGCCTTCGATTAGTGTTGAAGGATGAGAAGAAAGTAGACAAAGAGCGGTTGGAAGAGATTGATATCGTTAAAGGATCATTCTCATCTAACGGACAGTTCCAAGTCGTCATTGGACAAGGCTTGGTAAATAAAGCGTATCAAATTTTAGCAGAAGAAACAGGTATCGAGCAGGCATCAAAGCAGGATGTCAAAGATGCTGCGACTCAGAACCTGAATCCATTGCAGCGTGCGATCAAGACGTTGGCTGACATCTTCATTCCGATCCTGCCGGCGATCGTTACGGCCGGTTTACTGATGGGTCTTAATAATATCTTGACGGGCCCCGGCATTTTTTATGACGAACAATCTGTGATTGATGTTCATCCACAATGGGCGGATCTTGCAAGTATCATCAACCTGATTGCCAATACGGCCTTCGTGTTCTTACCTGGGTTAATTGGTTGGTCAGCGGTTAAGCGTTTCGGCGGAAGTCCGTTACTAGGTATCGTTTTAGGACTTATCTTAGTACATCCTGATTTGATGAACGCCTGGGATTACGGTAAAGCTGATGAAATCCCGACATGGAATCTCTTCGGTCTTGAAATCGATAAGATTGGTTATCAGGGGCAGGTATTGCCGATCCTCTTCGCATCCTACCTGTTAGCAAAGATTGAAATGTTCCTGGATAAACGGGTCCATGATTCGATTAAATTGCTTGTGGTTGCACCTGTGGCACTGTTGATCACTGGTTTTGCATCATTTATCTTAATCGGCCCTGTAACATTCTTCATAGGTAATCTATTGACTGACGGCGTGGTGTGGGTATTCGATTCTGTTTCCTGGTTAGGTGGATTACTATACGGTGGTCTTTACGCAGTTATGGTTATCACAGGTATGCACCACACCTTCCTTGCAGTCGACCTTCAGCTAGTCGGAAGTCAGGGCGGAACATTCCTATGGCCGATCCTTGCGCTGTCCAATATCGCTCAAGGTTCAGCTGCACTTGCAATGATGTTCGTGGCCAAGAAAGAAAATGAAAAACTGCGCGGCCTCGCCGGTACTTCAGCCATTTCAGCATATCTTGGAATCACTGAGCCTGCGATGTTCGGGGTCAACCTCCGATACCGCTATCCATTCATCTCAGCGTTGATCGGATCAGCTATCGGCGGCGTGCTGCTTGCGATGACAGGGACCAAAGCATTCTCCATCGGTGTCGGTGGACTGCCTGGATTCCTTTCCATCATCCCGGAATACTGGATCCCATTCTTTATCGGAATGGCCATTTCAATTGTTGTTCCGTTTGTGTTAACAATGATTTGGTCAAGGTTTAGTAAGAGTAAGCCAGTGTAA
- a CDS encoding 3-phenylpropionate MFS transporter has product MKNQTWLSVQFFAIFFTWGIFIPYWTAWLVGSKGFSISAASTLIAAGMIARSFSSFFLFPKLSQKFALGKLSRWLVVFSGVSLVLFLPMNSFGFILTCMVLFSLIYPMLLPMVESMAAVMMKEEQVDYGKSRSWGSIGYTAALLAVGLITSIYSEGAILYLLFSGVVVILLTSLTKLPKSMNQTRGQERLSYRGLLQSPKFIWSMVIVVFIQGAHAAYYNYGVLYLQELHVSNLYIGVILNIAVLSEILFFAYSDRLLKGKSISLMFTLAAGAALVRWTLLFLFPSVPVFIFTQVFHALTFGLTHYAFMRLIYEELDSKDIPAAQGVYTSLGMGLSTAVLTFIGGFLYDYSPGAAFLGMAAVVVPCVVLGGWMYVKFERKETAYEAVTLKN; this is encoded by the coding sequence TTGAAGAATCAAACTTGGTTGTCTGTTCAGTTTTTTGCCATCTTTTTCACCTGGGGGATCTTCATTCCGTATTGGACGGCTTGGCTGGTGGGAAGCAAGGGTTTCTCGATTTCAGCTGCTAGCACGTTGATCGCAGCTGGGATGATCGCCCGCTCGTTTTCGAGTTTTTTCCTTTTTCCTAAGCTGAGCCAGAAGTTCGCACTTGGAAAATTGTCACGATGGCTCGTTGTCTTCTCCGGAGTTTCATTAGTACTATTTCTACCTATGAATTCATTTGGATTCATTTTGACATGTATGGTGTTATTCAGCCTGATCTATCCGATGCTTCTCCCAATGGTGGAAAGCATGGCGGCTGTAATGATGAAGGAAGAACAAGTGGATTACGGGAAAAGCCGTTCATGGGGATCGATTGGATATACCGCCGCACTTCTGGCAGTCGGGCTGATTACTTCCATTTATTCTGAGGGTGCGATTCTTTATTTACTCTTCTCGGGTGTCGTAGTCATTCTGCTGACTTCTTTAACGAAGCTCCCCAAGTCAATGAACCAGACCCGAGGACAGGAAAGGCTTTCTTATAGAGGACTTCTTCAGTCACCAAAGTTCATCTGGTCGATGGTAATTGTGGTCTTCATTCAAGGGGCGCATGCCGCTTATTATAATTATGGTGTGCTTTATTTGCAGGAGCTTCATGTGAGCAATTTGTATATCGGTGTCATTTTAAATATTGCCGTATTGTCTGAAATTCTTTTCTTTGCGTATTCAGACCGATTGCTTAAGGGAAAAAGTATATCATTGATGTTCACCCTTGCTGCCGGAGCAGCCTTGGTACGTTGGACGTTACTATTCCTTTTCCCAAGTGTGCCTGTGTTTATCTTTACCCAGGTCTTTCACGCATTAACCTTCGGACTGACTCATTATGCATTCATGAGGTTGATTTATGAGGAGCTTGACAGCAAGGATATCCCTGCTGCTCAAGGCGTGTATACCTCGCTCGGAATGGGATTGAGCACAGCTGTCCTGACGTTTATTGGCGGGTTCTTGTATGATTATTCCCCCGGGGCTGCCTTTCTTGGGATGGCTGCAGTGGTTGTTCCCTGTGTGGTCCTTGGAGGCTGGATGTATGTGAAGTTTGAAAGGAAAGAGACTGCTTATGAGGCGGTTACATTAAAAAATTAG
- a CDS encoding response regulator transcription factor, producing the protein MATNIVIIDDHQLFREGVKRILEFEPSFNVVAEGDDGSEAMNLVESHEPDVVLMDINMPETNGVEATRELMNKYPDTKVIILSIHDDENYVNHALKTGALGYLLKEMDSEALIDAVKVVAEGGSYVHPKVTHNLVAEYKRLANAQNSGGFQQSEVRRPLHLLTRRECEVLQMLADGKSNRGIGEALYISEKTVKNHVSNILQKMNVNDRTQAVVTAIKNGWVEVR; encoded by the coding sequence ATGGCAACAAATATTGTTATCATTGACGATCACCAGTTATTCAGAGAAGGAGTAAAACGTATCTTGGAATTTGAACCTTCTTTCAACGTAGTGGCTGAAGGGGACGATGGTTCGGAAGCCATGAACCTGGTTGAATCCCACGAACCTGATGTGGTACTGATGGATATCAACATGCCGGAAACAAATGGAGTGGAAGCCACTCGTGAACTGATGAACAAATATCCTGACACAAAGGTCATCATCCTGTCCATTCATGATGACGAAAACTATGTTAACCACGCATTGAAAACTGGAGCATTAGGTTACCTACTGAAAGAAATGGATTCTGAAGCTTTAATTGATGCAGTTAAAGTGGTTGCAGAAGGTGGTTCTTATGTTCATCCTAAAGTGACTCATAACCTTGTAGCAGAATACAAGCGCCTGGCAAATGCTCAAAACTCCGGTGGATTCCAGCAGTCCGAAGTTCGCCGCCCGTTGCATTTATTAACCCGCCGCGAATGCGAAGTTCTTCAAATGCTTGCTGACGGAAAAAGCAACCGTGGCATCGGTGAGGCACTGTACATCAGTGAAAAAACCGTTAAGAACCACGTAAGTAATATTCTTCAGAAAATGAATGTAAATGACCGTACTCAGGCTGTTGTCACAGCGATTAAGAATGGCTGGGTTGAGGTGCGATAA